The genomic window GGCTTCAGATCTTTGTTCGTATTCAGCGCTTTATCTCTTGTTGCAGCGCAGTGGTACGACCCTCCGCTCCAGGCTCCCTCTCGAGCCGTGCAGGTCGGAACGCGCGGGGCCACGCTTCCGGATACACTACCCAGGCTCATACCAATTGAGGCGCTGTATGGAGCCGCCGCCACTCAATGGGGTGGTATCTCGCCGGACGGTCGCTGGCTGTCGTATGTAAAGAACTGGCGCGGGCGGCAGAACGTCTTCGTGCGAGCGGTTGGATCCACCCGCGAGCGCACTGTTACGCGCGACTCGGTCCGCTCGGTAAACAGGTACTGGTGGTCCGGAGACGGGAAACGAATTCTCTGGATCCAGGACCGCGGCGGCGATGAGAACTATCACCTCTACGCGGCGAATCTGGCCGATGAATCCGGCCGGGTCCGCGACCTCACGCCCTTCAGGAACGTGGAAGTTGAAATAGTAGCGCTGCCATTCCGCACCCCCGGTATCGCGATCATTACGCTGAACAAACGCGACCCCGCCCTGGCTGACGCTTACCGCCTTGATCTTGCCACCGGCAGGCTGGAGCTGGCGGCAGAGAATCCCGGGAACTTCTTCGGGTACGTAGCGGACGGTCAGAATCAGGTTAGAGCGGCCTACGGAGTGGATTCCGCCGGCCACTATCAGCTCTTCGCCCGGACGTCGGAGTCCACCAAGTGGAGAATGGTAAAAGCGTACGCGGTCGAGGATCGCATCACGCCATTGAGGTTTGCGCCAGACGGCCGCCTATACCTGATCAGCAACGCCGGTACGGATCTCTCTCGCCTCGTTCTGATCGACCTCGAGACTGGCGTGGAGAGAATGGTGGATGGCGATCCACTCGCGGAGGTAGACATCGACCAGCCCCTGTTCGATGACGCGACCGGAGAGTTACTGATGACGCGGTACATCGGTGACACTGCCCGGCTCTATTCGAAGACCGCCGATATGAGCGCACTTCTTCATGCGGCGAAGCGGGCCGGAGGCGGAGTAGTGGAAATGGGTGGAGGCACACGCGACAGATCGCGCTGGGTCGTGACACTTCACTCGCCAACCAGTCCACCTGTCACGTACCTCTTCTCACGACGCACAGGAATACTCGAGAAGTTCTACGAGCCACGTCCCCTGCTCAGAGAGTATCGGTTCGCGGAAATGCAGCCCATCTCGTACACAGCGAGAGACGGTCTGCGAATAAGGGGATACGTCGCGCTCCCGCCCGGTCGTACTCCTCGTGCGCTTCCACTGGTCGTTCTCGTACACGGTGGCCCGTGGGGCGATACAGACAAGTGGGAATTCCGCACTGACGTGCAGCACCTCACGAACCGTGGATACGCAGTCCTCATGGCGAACTACCGCGGAACGACAGGCTTCGGGAAGCGGTTCTCGCGCGCGGCAAAGAAAGAATTCGGGCGCGCGATGCACACAGACCTGCTCGACGGTATCGACTACCTCAGCGGTAGAGGTATCGTCGATACCGCCCGGGTGGCCATCATGGGCGGAAGCTATGGCGGGTACGCCGCACTCGTTGGTCTCACGTTCACGCCGCAGAGATTCGCATGCGCGGTGGACTACGTCGGGCCGAGCAGCCTCGTCACTTTGCTCGAATCTTTTCCGCCGTCCTGGAAGCCATTCCTTCCGCGGTCCTGGTATCCTTTCGTGGGCGATCCGCGGAAGCCGGCTGACAGGGCCGACATGATCTCGCGATCTCCGCTCTACCGCGCCGATTCAGCGCGCGCGCCGTTGATGATTTTCCAGGGCGCCAACGATCCACGCGTGACGAAACAACAGGCGGACGAGATCGCGGTCGCGCTTCATCGACGCAAAATTCCTGTTACTTACCTGCTCGCGCTGAACGAGGGGCACGGCTTCGCCGAAAGTGAGACCGCGCTCGCCGTAAACCGAGCGACCGAAGAATTTCTCGCGAAGTGCCTGGGTGGTCGAGTGCAGGCGGACGTGAGCCCTCGTGTGCTGGCGGCGATGCGTCGCATGACGGTGAATGTGGACACATTGCGACTGGCGCGATGATTCCACCTGAATCGCCCCGTTGCGTCATCACTTGAACTTCAATCCTCCGGCCACCTGCACGGGCGTCGGAGAAGAGAGCGTCGTACCATTTCCCAGGCGTCCGCCGAACCCCCAACAATACGCGTCTCCAGCCACCGTTACGCCACACGTGAGCGAACTGCCGGCCGCGACCCCTCGAAACCTGAGTGCGCTCGATACCGGTGCCGGTATCTGCGTTGTCTGGGTGGAGCCGTTACCGAGCTCGCCGCTGGAATTGCTGCCCCAGCAAATAATCTGGAGAGTGCTCGCTACCGCGCAGGTGTGCGCGTCAGGCGACCCCAGAATTATACTTGAACCTGTTCCAACTGACAGCGCGATGAACTTGAAATCCGTCTCTACTTTCCTCGGCTGTGCACGACACGGAGTACGCACGCCGAGGGCAGGGAGGCAGTATTCGGCGCCGGAGGATGAGCCGAGTTCTCCGGCCCCATTGGAGCCCCAGCAATAGATGTCGCCGTCGAAATCGAGGCCGCACGAATGGCCGTGCCCCGCGCTGATTGACTGAAAGCGCAGATTGCCCGGCACTTGCCGCGGCTCGACG from Gemmatimonadaceae bacterium includes these protein-coding regions:
- a CDS encoding S9 family peptidase — encoded protein: MKQASGFRSLFVFSALSLVAAQWYDPPLQAPSRAVQVGTRGATLPDTLPRLIPIEALYGAAATQWGGISPDGRWLSYVKNWRGRQNVFVRAVGSTRERTVTRDSVRSVNRYWWSGDGKRILWIQDRGGDENYHLYAANLADESGRVRDLTPFRNVEVEIVALPFRTPGIAIITLNKRDPALADAYRLDLATGRLELAAENPGNFFGYVADGQNQVRAAYGVDSAGHYQLFARTSESTKWRMVKAYAVEDRITPLRFAPDGRLYLISNAGTDLSRLVLIDLETGVERMVDGDPLAEVDIDQPLFDDATGELLMTRYIGDTARLYSKTADMSALLHAAKRAGGGVVEMGGGTRDRSRWVVTLHSPTSPPVTYLFSRRTGILEKFYEPRPLLREYRFAEMQPISYTARDGLRIRGYVALPPGRTPRALPLVVLVHGGPWGDTDKWEFRTDVQHLTNRGYAVLMANYRGTTGFGKRFSRAAKKEFGRAMHTDLLDGIDYLSGRGIVDTARVAIMGGSYGGYAALVGLTFTPQRFACAVDYVGPSSLVTLLESFPPSWKPFLPRSWYPFVGDPRKPADRADMISRSPLYRADSARAPLMIFQGANDPRVTKQQADEIAVALHRRKIPVTYLLALNEGHGFAESETALAVNRATEEFLAKCLGGRVQADVSPRVLAAMRRMTVNVDTLRLAR